One Deinococcus seoulensis DNA window includes the following coding sequences:
- a CDS encoding carboxymuconolactone decarboxylase family protein produces MSDQTDGSEHPTPSHGGQTLDSPTPGSQTPDSDMLKLGKQRRAQIMGQGFVDRAFAGDPEAFGADYQRFLTEYAWGAVWGRGGLTDRERHMVTLGILAALGRDRELEGHVRATANSGVSERDLSDVLHQVAIYAGVPAGLNGFNIAGRVLAERKAAQEQIEQGQTEPGQD; encoded by the coding sequence ATGAGCGACCAGACAGACGGCAGCGAACACCCCACCCCGAGCCACGGCGGCCAGACTCTCGACAGCCCGACTCCTGGCAGCCAGACGCCTGACAGTGACATGCTGAAGCTCGGCAAGCAGCGGCGGGCGCAGATCATGGGGCAGGGCTTCGTGGACCGCGCCTTCGCGGGCGACCCGGAGGCCTTCGGCGCGGACTACCAGCGGTTCCTGACCGAGTACGCCTGGGGGGCCGTGTGGGGGCGCGGCGGCCTGACGGACCGCGAGCGGCACATGGTCACGCTGGGCATCCTGGCGGCGCTGGGCCGCGACCGTGAACTGGAAGGGCACGTGCGCGCCACCGCCAACAGCGGCGTCAGCGAACGCGACCTGAGCGACGTGCTGCATCAGGTGGCCATCTACGCCGGGGTGCCTGCCGGACTGAACGGCTTCAACATCGCCGGGCGCGTGCTGGCCGAACGGAAGGCCGCGCAGGAACAGATTGAACAGGGACAGACGGAGCCGGGGCAGGACTGA
- a CDS encoding ABC transporter ATP-binding protein — protein MTVPTADVLREVQHNSPNALELRGVTKRFPLVLANDNISMEVRWGSVHALCGENGAGKSTLMKIVYGIQPPTSGQIVVDGESVDLTDPSEAIKRGIGMVFQHFMLVETLTVTENVILGMEPTRGGAIDYAGARRRVAELIRQFNFDLNPDAIVGELPVGLQQKVEILKTLYRGARILILDEPTAVLTPSETDELFDFLKNQYAASGNAVIFISHKLHEVLHISDTISVIRDGRMIGTIPAQGATTELLARMMVGRDVSLKVSKAPAQPGEVALNVQNVVVKGEHGNAVDGVSFQVRAGEIVGIAGVEGNGQSELVEAITGLQTYQGQITYLGKVARGVREVEASGLSHVPEDRNERGLVLDMTTAENYILGEHDRAPFAGRGGLLNRDVIEQNARDLSEKYDVRPRSTSLQAGRYSGGNAQKLIVAREMRKGPKILVASQPTRGVDIGAIEFIHARIVEARDQGLAVLLISADLGEVMNLSDRILVMYEGRVVGEVDAAGATETQLGLLMTGSGEAINTQVSWQE, from the coding sequence ATGACCGTTCCCACTGCCGACGTGCTGCGCGAGGTGCAGCACAACTCCCCGAACGCGCTGGAGTTGCGCGGCGTCACCAAACGATTCCCGCTGGTTCTCGCCAACGACAACATCTCCATGGAAGTCCGCTGGGGCAGCGTTCACGCCCTGTGCGGCGAGAACGGCGCCGGCAAGAGCACCCTGATGAAGATCGTGTACGGCATCCAGCCCCCCACCAGCGGGCAGATCGTCGTGGACGGCGAGAGCGTCGACCTGACCGACCCCAGCGAGGCCATCAAACGCGGCATCGGCATGGTCTTCCAGCACTTCATGCTCGTCGAGACGCTGACCGTCACCGAGAACGTCATCCTGGGCATGGAACCCACCCGTGGCGGCGCCATCGACTACGCCGGCGCCCGCAGGCGCGTGGCCGAACTGATCCGCCAGTTCAACTTCGACCTGAACCCCGACGCCATCGTCGGTGAGCTGCCCGTGGGTCTCCAGCAGAAGGTCGAGATTCTCAAGACCCTGTACCGCGGCGCGCGCATCCTGATCCTCGACGAACCCACCGCCGTCCTGACCCCCAGCGAAACCGACGAACTGTTCGACTTCCTGAAAAACCAGTACGCCGCCAGCGGCAACGCCGTGATCTTCATCAGCCACAAGCTGCACGAGGTGCTGCACATCAGTGACACCATCAGCGTCATCCGTGACGGCCGGATGATCGGCACCATCCCCGCCCAGGGCGCCACGACCGAACTCCTGGCCCGCATGATGGTGGGCCGCGACGTGAGCCTGAAAGTCAGCAAGGCCCCCGCCCAGCCCGGCGAGGTCGCCCTGAACGTCCAGAACGTCGTCGTGAAGGGCGAGCACGGCAACGCCGTGGACGGCGTGAGCTTCCAGGTACGCGCCGGGGAGATCGTGGGCATCGCGGGCGTCGAGGGCAACGGCCAGAGCGAACTGGTCGAGGCCATCACCGGCCTCCAGACGTACCAGGGGCAGATCACGTACCTCGGGAAGGTCGCGCGCGGCGTGCGGGAAGTCGAAGCGTCCGGCCTGTCACACGTGCCCGAGGACCGCAACGAACGCGGCCTGGTGCTCGACATGACCACCGCCGAGAACTACATCCTGGGCGAACACGACCGCGCCCCCTTCGCCGGACGCGGCGGCCTGCTGAACCGCGACGTGATCGAACAGAACGCCCGCGACCTCAGCGAGAAGTACGACGTGCGCCCCCGCTCCACCAGCCTCCAGGCCGGACGCTACTCGGGCGGCAACGCCCAGAAACTCATCGTGGCCCGCGAGATGCGCAAGGGCCCAAAAATCCTGGTCGCCAGCCAGCCCACGCGCGGCGTGGACATCGGCGCCATCGAATTCATTCACGCCCGCATCGTCGAGGCGCGCGACCAGGGCCTCGCCGTGCTGCTGATCAGCGCCGACCTGGGCGAGGTCATGAACCTCAGCGACCGCATCCTGGTCATGTACGAGGGCCGCGTCGTCGGTGAAGTCGACGCCGCCGGAGCCACCGAAACGCAACTGGGCCTCCTGATGACCGGCAGCGGCGAGGCCATCAACACCCAGGTCAGCTGGCAGGAGTAA
- a CDS encoding EamA family transporter → MTAARPAARFRPGLPPIPALLLAMLSIQGGAAFAKTLFPTLGAAGTTTVRVTLAAALLTLVLRPRLRQLTRADWAAIVPYGAALGLMNLAFYEALRFLPLGLAVTLEFIGPLTLSLILSRRAIDVAWVLLAALGIALISPLGELLTGGAHAPVPAAGIGLALLAGAFWALYILAGGAVGRRVPGTTGVVGGMIVAALITLPFGVAEAGTRLLAPGTLLLGLGVAVLSSALPYTLEMRALRAIPARIFGVMMSVEPAIAALSGLLFLGERLGPAQWAALVCVIAASAGINLTGKAAPHGEPDPVN, encoded by the coding sequence ATGACTGCTGCCCGTCCCGCTGCCCGTTTCCGACCGGGCCTGCCGCCCATTCCGGCCCTGCTGCTGGCCATGCTGAGCATTCAGGGCGGCGCGGCGTTCGCCAAGACGCTGTTCCCCACGCTGGGCGCGGCCGGGACGACCACGGTGCGCGTGACGCTGGCCGCCGCGCTGCTGACGCTGGTGCTGCGCCCCCGACTGCGGCAGCTGACGCGGGCCGACTGGGCGGCCATCGTGCCGTACGGCGCGGCGCTGGGCCTGATGAACCTCGCGTTCTACGAGGCGCTGCGGTTCCTGCCGCTGGGGCTGGCCGTCACGCTGGAGTTCATCGGGCCGCTCACGCTGTCACTGATCCTGTCGCGCCGCGCCATCGACGTGGCGTGGGTGCTGCTGGCCGCGCTGGGCATCGCGCTGATCTCGCCGCTGGGGGAACTCCTGACCGGCGGGGCGCACGCGCCCGTCCCTGCGGCAGGTATCGGGCTGGCGCTGCTGGCCGGGGCGTTCTGGGCGCTGTACATCCTGGCGGGCGGCGCGGTCGGGCGGCGCGTGCCCGGCACGACCGGCGTGGTGGGCGGCATGATCGTCGCGGCACTCATCACACTGCCATTCGGGGTGGCCGAGGCGGGAACGCGCCTGCTCGCTCCGGGTACGCTGCTGCTGGGCCTGGGTGTGGCGGTGCTGTCCAGCGCCCTGCCGTACACGCTGGAGATGCGTGCCCTGCGCGCCATTCCCGCCCGCATTTTCGGCGTGATGATGAGCGTCGAGCCGGCCATCGCGGCGCTCAGCGGCCTGCTGTTCCTCGGCGAGCGCCTGGGGCCAGCGCAGTGGGCGGCGCTGGTCTGCGTGATCGCGGCGAGTGCCGGGATCAACCTGACCGGCAAGGCCGCCCCTCACGGCGAACCGGACCCCGTGAACTGA
- the glgP gene encoding alpha-glucan family phosphorylase, with amino-acid sequence MNVIGKVTVLPQLPDSIARLSELAYNLYWSWTPHAQALYQELDYGIWERFQHNPVRTLLEVPQSRLKEVAADPEYLKRYAQVMADFDAYMGKKDTWAARNVPDMKPVAYFSMEYAYHESLPIYSGGLGVLAGDHCKSASDLGIPFTAVGMLFHQGYFTQLFDKDGWQNETYDELDLTTLPITPALTQSGEEARVSVVIGNRTVHSRIWNLNVGRIRVLLLDTNVPQNSPEDRKLTARLYGGNQELRVQQYVLLGVAGIRALRLLGIPGDVYHMNEGHAALLGLERTREYVEAGLDFRTAVETVASSTLFTTHTPVPAGNDAFAYDLMDRYIGSWPAQLAASRDDLYALAEHEQMWDGHPVPTFSMTVFALNMSRAANGVSELHGEVSRDMWKFLYPGAETEEVPIGHVTNGAHNLTFTSQAMRDLLGTVLPADWTERLEDEAMWQAVENLTDAQLSGVQLVMKRDMITFVRGRMREQKVRNGASAADVAATDTLLSENALTIGFARRFATYKRATLLFRDRERLSRIVNHPDRPVQFVFAGKAHPADNPGKAFIQEIYKVSQEPEFRGKIVILENYDMHVARHLVQGVDIWLNNPRRPLEASGTSGMKASFNGSPNFSVLDGWWREGYDTTNGWPIGEEREYADLNVQDDADAYSLYHILENDIVPRYYGQDTGDASWAHTVRRAIETCSPRFSMQRQVIDYVQKYYVPIAARGAQLAASDSARAREIASWKGWVRQQWPYTTLSAQATLPATSQPGQTVPVTATVNPAGINLTELRVEAVLNRAGQLTHVPLTSRGDGTFSADVPLNESGLYSVGVRMLPVVDGLSNDLEARLIKWA; translated from the coding sequence ATGAACGTCATTGGGAAGGTCACGGTGCTGCCTCAGCTGCCCGACAGCATCGCAAGGCTGTCTGAACTCGCGTACAACCTGTACTGGTCGTGGACTCCGCACGCTCAGGCGCTGTATCAGGAACTGGACTACGGTATTTGGGAGCGCTTCCAGCACAACCCGGTACGCACCCTGCTGGAAGTCCCGCAGTCGCGCCTGAAAGAAGTCGCGGCCGACCCCGAGTACCTGAAACGCTACGCGCAGGTCATGGCCGACTTCGACGCCTACATGGGCAAGAAGGACACCTGGGCCGCCCGGAACGTGCCGGACATGAAACCCGTCGCCTACTTCAGCATGGAGTACGCGTACCACGAGTCGCTGCCCATCTACTCGGGCGGCCTGGGCGTGCTGGCGGGCGATCACTGCAAGAGCGCCTCGGACCTGGGGATTCCCTTCACGGCGGTCGGCATGCTGTTCCACCAGGGGTACTTCACGCAGCTGTTCGACAAGGACGGCTGGCAGAACGAAACCTACGACGAACTCGACCTGACCACCCTGCCCATCACGCCCGCTCTGACGCAGAGCGGCGAGGAAGCCCGCGTGAGCGTGGTCATCGGGAACCGCACCGTGCACTCGCGCATCTGGAACCTGAACGTGGGCCGCATCCGGGTGCTGCTGCTGGACACCAACGTCCCGCAGAACAGCCCCGAGGACCGCAAACTGACCGCCCGCCTGTACGGCGGCAACCAGGAACTGCGCGTGCAGCAGTACGTGCTGCTGGGCGTGGCCGGCATCCGCGCGCTGAGGCTGCTGGGCATCCCCGGCGACGTGTACCACATGAACGAGGGGCACGCCGCGCTGCTGGGCCTGGAACGCACCCGCGAGTACGTGGAGGCCGGCCTGGACTTCCGGACCGCCGTGGAAACCGTGGCCAGCTCCACGCTGTTCACCACGCACACGCCCGTCCCCGCCGGGAACGACGCGTTCGCTTACGACCTGATGGACCGTTACATCGGGTCGTGGCCCGCCCAGCTGGCCGCCAGCCGCGACGACCTGTACGCACTGGCCGAACACGAGCAGATGTGGGACGGTCACCCGGTCCCGACGTTCTCCATGACGGTGTTCGCGCTGAACATGAGCCGCGCCGCGAACGGCGTGTCCGAATTGCACGGCGAGGTCAGCCGCGACATGTGGAAGTTCCTGTATCCCGGCGCCGAGACCGAGGAAGTCCCGATCGGGCACGTCACGAACGGCGCGCACAACCTGACCTTTACCAGTCAGGCCATGCGCGACCTGCTGGGCACGGTGCTGCCCGCCGACTGGACCGAACGCCTGGAAGACGAGGCGATGTGGCAGGCCGTCGAGAACCTCACGGACGCGCAGCTCAGTGGCGTGCAGCTGGTCATGAAACGCGACATGATCACCTTCGTGCGCGGCCGCATGCGCGAGCAGAAGGTCCGTAACGGCGCCAGCGCCGCCGACGTGGCCGCCACCGACACGCTGCTCAGCGAGAACGCCCTGACCATCGGCTTCGCGCGCCGCTTCGCGACTTACAAGCGCGCCACACTGCTGTTCCGTGACCGTGAACGCCTCAGCCGCATCGTGAACCACCCGGACCGCCCGGTGCAGTTCGTGTTCGCCGGCAAGGCCCACCCGGCCGACAACCCCGGCAAGGCCTTCATCCAGGAGATCTACAAGGTCTCGCAGGAACCCGAGTTCCGCGGCAAGATCGTCATCCTGGAAAACTACGACATGCACGTCGCCCGTCACCTCGTGCAGGGCGTGGACATCTGGCTGAACAACCCCCGCCGCCCGCTGGAAGCCTCGGGGACCAGCGGCATGAAGGCCAGCTTCAACGGCAGCCCCAACTTCAGCGTGCTGGACGGCTGGTGGCGCGAAGGGTACGACACCACCAACGGCTGGCCCATCGGCGAGGAACGCGAGTACGCCGACCTGAACGTGCAGGACGACGCCGACGCCTACAGCCTGTACCACATCCTGGAAAACGACATCGTGCCCCGCTACTACGGGCAGGACACCGGGGACGCCTCGTGGGCGCACACCGTCCGCCGCGCCATCGAGACGTGCAGCCCGCGCTTCTCGATGCAGCGTCAGGTGATCGACTACGTGCAGAAGTACTACGTACCCATCGCCGCGCGCGGCGCGCAACTGGCCGCCAGCGACAGCGCCCGCGCCCGCGAGATCGCCAGCTGGAAAGGCTGGGTGCGCCAGCAGTGGCCGTACACCACCCTCAGCGCCCAGGCGACCCTGCCCGCCACCAGCCAGCCCGGCCAGACCGTGCCCGTCACGGCCACCGTGAACCCCGCCGGGATCAACCTGACCGAACTGCGCGTGGAAGCCGTCCTGAACCGCGCGGGCCAGCTGACCCACGTGCCCCTGACCAGCCGCGGCGACGGCACTTTCAGCGCCGACGTGCCCCTGAACGAGAGCGGCCTGTACTCGGTCGGCGTGCGCATGCTGCCCGTCGTGGACGGCCTGAGCAACGACCTGGAAGCCCGCCTGATCAAGTGGGCCTGA